The following nucleotide sequence is from Pseudomonas putida S13.1.2.
AGCTGAGCAGTTGCTCGTCGCGGATGCCCAGGCGCTGGACGATGGCTTCACGCAGCGCTTCGTCGGGATGGTCCAGGGGCAGCTTGAGTTCGGTGATTCGTAGCATGGCAGGGTCCAGTATCCCGGCCATGGGCGGCCGGCGGCTTTACACAAACCGCCAAGTATAAGCTGTTAGCCGCCTCGACTGGCAGGATAAAAGTACCCGGCGATCAGTTGTCACGCGCGCCGCCGTAGTAACCGCAGCCCTGCAGGGTCTTGCCGTCGATGCGCAGCTCGGCACGCAGGTGGCGGATGGCGCCAGTGGCGCTGTCTACGCAGCGCTGCGGCGCGACCCACAGTTCCACGTGCTGGCCGTTGGCTTCGCTGGTGAGGGTCAGGCCACCGCCGGGTACCTCTTCTTCCAGAAACGGCAGCGGCAGGGGCTGTTGGCCAACGCGATCGAGCACCATGCCCTTGCCGCTGGCCTTGATGTCCCACTCTGGCTCATGGCCATTGGCACGCAGGGTCAACTGCTTGAAGTTGGGGTCTTCGCAGGCACGGGTGGAGGGTTCCAGGCGGTACAGCCGGCGTACTTCCATCTGACCATCGTTGTTGGCCTGCTTGCTGCCGGTGAGGCGGCCACGGACGTCGGCGAACAGCTTGTCGTTGGCGTCCTGTGCGAGGTTGGCGGCCTCCTGCAGGATGCCCGTGGCGCCGACGTCGTTGATCACGAACGTGCGGTTTTCGCTGCACGGCTTGAACAGCAGTTGGCCACCGGCGGCACGCAGTTCGCCCTGCATGCGCGTGGTGCCGATGTTCGGGTCGCTTGGGGTATCGGCCATGAGCTGGCAGCCGGCGAATAGGGGCAGCAGGGCGGTGAGCAGCAGGGTGGGGGTGAGGCGCATGGGGCGGGCTCCGGGGATCTTTGCCAAAGAGCTGGCCACGTTACGCAGGCTGGCGGCGGATCACAAGTTAATGGTTGCCTGTGCCGGCCTCTTCGCGGGCTTGCCCGCTACCACAGGTACTGCACGGTTTCCCAAGGCTGTGGCGTTCCTGTGGGAGCGGGCAAGCCCGCGAAGGGGCCGGTACTGGCAATGCATTTCTGGCAGGCATAAAAAAGGGCCCGAAGGCCCTTTCCCGTTTAACCGCCGAGGTACGCGTCGCGCACCTTCGGGTCAGTCAGCAGGGCTTCACCCGTCCCTTGCATCACCACCCGGCCGTTCTCCAGCACATAGGCGCGGTCAGCGACCTTCAGCGCCTGGTTGGCATTCTGCTCCACCAGGAACACGGTCACGCCATCGCGGCGCAGCTGTTCGATGATGTCGAAGATCTGCTGGATGATGATCGGCGCCAGGCCCAGCGAAGGCTCGTCGAGCAGCAACAGCTTGGGCTTGCTCATCAGCGCCCGGCCAATGGCGAGCATCTGCTGCTCGCCACCAGACATGGTGCCGCCCCGCTGGATATAACGCTCCTTCAGGCGCGGGAACAGCTGCAATACCTTGTCCAGCTGCTCCTGATAGTCGCCCTTGTTGGTGAAGAAGCCACCCATCGCCAG
It contains:
- a CDS encoding COG3650 family protein yields the protein MRLTPTLLLTALLPLFAGCQLMADTPSDPNIGTTRMQGELRAAGGQLLFKPCSENRTFVINDVGATGILQEAANLAQDANDKLFADVRGRLTGSKQANNDGQMEVRRLYRLEPSTRACEDPNFKQLTLRANGHEPEWDIKASGKGMVLDRVGQQPLPLPFLEEEVPGGGLTLTSEANGQHVELWVAPQRCVDSATGAIRHLRAELRIDGKTLQGCGYYGGARDN
- a CDS encoding ABC transporter ATP-binding protein, producing the protein MLKFENVSTFYGKIQALHSVNVEINQGEIVTLIGANGAGKSTLLMTLCGSPQAHSGSIKYLGEELVGQPSSHIMRKSIAVVPEGRRVFARLTVEENLAMGGFFTNKGDYQEQLDKVLQLFPRLKERYIQRGGTMSGGEQQMLAIGRALMSKPKLLLLDEPSLGLAPIIIQQIFDIIEQLRRDGVTVFLVEQNANQALKVADRAYVLENGRVVMQGTGEALLTDPKVRDAYLGG